The Planctomycetia bacterium genome includes a window with the following:
- a CDS encoding type VI secretion system tube protein Hcp has protein sequence MILITIENHKGDCQIPGFTSDSGEKKGYFTAESFSFGVQRELSDSAKSGTADVTLGVGELQECTISKSMDAISTFLARKAISGSSVGTVEIKFVEAITIGEEQGNVVFLMFKLHNTFIKSWTMSGDADGRPTEDVALWYNKIAFTYFATTDGKIFTKQQECCWDHVQSRPWVKDTGDDGPGLPGSVESYDSKGGKLIK, from the coding sequence ATGATTCTCATCACTATCGAAAACCACAAGGGCGACTGCCAGATCCCGGGATTCACTTCCGATTCCGGCGAGAAGAAAGGCTACTTCACGGCCGAGAGCTTCAGCTTCGGCGTGCAGCGCGAACTTTCCGACAGCGCCAAGTCGGGCACTGCGGACGTGACGCTCGGCGTCGGCGAGTTGCAAGAGTGCACGATCAGCAAGAGCATGGACGCGATCTCGACCTTCTTGGCTCGTAAGGCGATCAGCGGCTCCTCGGTCGGCACGGTCGAAATCAAGTTCGTCGAAGCGATCACGATCGGCGAAGAGCAAGGGAACGTCGTGTTCTTGATGTTCAAGCTGCACAACACCTTCATCAAGAGCTGGACGATGAGCGGCGATGCCGACGGTCGCCCGACCGAAGACGTCGCGCTGTGGTACAACAAGATCGCCTTCACCTATTTCGCCACGACCGACGGCAAGATCTTCACCAAGCAACAAGAGTGCTGCTGGGATCACGTCCAAAGCCGTCCGTGGGTCAAAGACACCGGCGACGACGGACCTGGTCTCCCGGGCTCGGTCGAAAGCTACGACTCCAAGGGCGGGAAGCTGATCAAGTAA